In Acidiphilium acidophilum, one genomic interval encodes:
- a CDS encoding alpha/beta fold hydrolase — translation MRLHATLTGAATQTNDGERPDIVLLHGLFGAGRNLGVIARGLGATHRVLALDARNHGDSPHAPDMRYTTMAADVAETMTAHGIRRAAVIGHSMGGKTAMTLALTAPDRVARLAVLDIAPVAYPEHYLDHIEAMRRLKLTPDLTRAAADAALAAAVPDAALRGFFLHNLVLGATPHWRLDLDAIARGLPDLVGWTDPAPGVTYRGPTLFIGGATSSYLPAAYHEAVRARFPQAAIETIAGTGHWLHAEKPAEVIARLVKFLA, via the coding sequence ATGCGCCTCCATGCGACATTGACCGGAGCAGCCACGCAGACAAACGATGGCGAGCGACCCGATATCGTCCTGCTGCACGGGCTGTTCGGCGCCGGGCGGAACCTGGGCGTGATCGCCCGTGGCCTCGGCGCAACCCACCGGGTTCTGGCACTCGATGCGCGCAATCACGGCGACAGTCCCCACGCGCCGGACATGCGCTACACCACCATGGCGGCGGATGTCGCGGAGACCATGACGGCCCACGGTATCCGCCGCGCGGCGGTGATCGGTCATTCGATGGGCGGCAAGACCGCCATGACCCTCGCCCTGACCGCGCCGGACCGGGTGGCTCGCCTCGCGGTGCTCGATATCGCCCCGGTCGCCTATCCCGAGCATTATCTAGATCATATCGAAGCCATGCGCCGCCTCAAGCTCACGCCGGACCTCACCCGCGCCGCCGCCGATGCAGCACTCGCCGCCGCCGTGCCGGATGCCGCGTTGCGCGGGTTTTTCCTCCACAATCTGGTCCTCGGCGCAACGCCGCACTGGCGCCTCGATCTCGATGCGATCGCCCGCGGCCTGCCGGATCTGGTCGGCTGGACCGATCCCGCCCCGGGCGTCACCTACCGGGGCCCGACCCTGTTCATCGGTGGCGCAACCTCGTCCTACCTGCCCGCCGCGTATCACGAGGCGGTTCGCGCGCGTTTCCCGCAAGCCGCGATCGAGACGATCGCCGGCACCGGCCACTGGCTGCATGCCGAAAAGCCAGCCGAAGTGATCGCCCGTCTGGTAAAATTTCTCGCCTGA
- a CDS encoding ethanolamine ammonia-lyase subunit EutB: MASIAASLAGETYRFDDLKHVLACASPRRSGDELASIAARSDAQRVAARIALADLPLRRCLDEALIPYESDEVTRLILDTHDPVAFEPVAHLTVGGLRDFLLSYEADTECLRALAPGLTPEMVAAVSKLMRNQDLIAVARKCRVITAFRNTIGLPGRLSTRLQPNHPTDDLRGIAASTLDGLLYGAGDAVIGVNPATDNVPNCLALLDMLDGLRARYDIPTQTCVLTHVTNAIEVINRGGAVDLVFQSIAGSQAANAGFGVDLAVLAEAQNAALGLGRGSLGQNVMYFETGQGAALSADGHFGVDQQTIEARAYAVARHFKPLLVNTVVGFIGPEYLYDGKQIIRAGLEDHFCGKLLGVPMGCDVCYTNHAEADQDDMDTLMTLLAVAGVNFVITVPGADDVMLNYQSLSYHDLLYLRSNFATRPAPEFEAWLARMDMTDRNGRLKIPEQQFIRHLIGSDAG; encoded by the coding sequence ATGGCGTCAATCGCGGCCTCGCTTGCCGGTGAAACCTATCGTTTCGACGATCTAAAACATGTGCTCGCCTGCGCATCCCCGCGCCGGTCGGGCGACGAACTGGCCAGCATCGCGGCCCGTAGCGATGCCCAACGGGTCGCGGCCCGGATCGCGCTGGCCGATCTGCCGCTCCGGCGATGTCTCGACGAGGCGCTGATCCCCTACGAATCCGATGAAGTCACCCGCCTGATCCTCGATACCCACGACCCCGTGGCCTTTGAACCGGTCGCGCACCTGACAGTCGGCGGACTGCGCGATTTTCTGCTCTCCTACGAGGCCGACACCGAGTGCCTGCGGGCCCTGGCACCGGGCTTGACCCCGGAAATGGTCGCTGCGGTCTCGAAGCTGATGCGAAATCAGGATCTCATCGCGGTCGCGCGCAAATGCCGCGTGATCACGGCGTTCCGCAACACGATCGGCCTGCCGGGCCGGCTCTCGACCCGGCTGCAACCCAACCACCCGACCGATGATCTGCGCGGCATCGCGGCCTCGACCCTCGATGGCCTGCTCTACGGCGCCGGCGATGCGGTGATCGGCGTCAACCCCGCGACCGACAATGTCCCGAACTGCCTCGCTCTGCTCGACATGCTCGATGGGTTGCGCGCCCGCTACGACATCCCGACCCAGACCTGCGTACTCACCCATGTCACCAATGCGATCGAGGTGATCAACCGCGGCGGGGCGGTCGACCTCGTGTTCCAGTCGATCGCCGGATCGCAGGCGGCGAATGCAGGTTTCGGCGTCGATCTCGCCGTTCTCGCCGAGGCGCAGAACGCCGCACTCGGCCTCGGGCGCGGCAGCCTCGGGCAGAACGTGATGTATTTCGAAACCGGCCAGGGCGCCGCCCTGTCTGCGGACGGGCATTTCGGGGTCGATCAGCAGACCATCGAGGCCCGCGCCTACGCCGTGGCCCGGCACTTCAAGCCCCTGCTGGTCAACACCGTGGTCGGGTTCATCGGGCCGGAATATCTGTACGACGGCAAACAGATCATCCGCGCCGGGCTCGAAGATCATTTCTGCGGCAAGCTGCTCGGCGTGCCGATGGGCTGCGATGTCTGCTACACCAACCACGCCGAAGCCGATCAGGACGACATGGACACGCTGATGACACTTCTGGCCGTCGCCGGGGTCAATTTCGTCATCACCGTGCCCGGCGCCGATGACGTGATGCTGAATTATCAAAGCCTGTCCTATCACGATCTGCTCTATCTGCGGAGTAACTTCGCCACCCGCCCGGCACCGGAATTCGAGGCGTGGCTGGCGCGGATGGACATGACCGATCGCAACGGACGGCTGAAAATCCCCGAACAGCAGTTCATCCGCCACCTGATCGGCAGCGATGCCGGCTGA